In Takifugu rubripes chromosome 22, fTakRub1.2, whole genome shotgun sequence, the genomic window GTACTGAAACGACCTGGCATACGAACGcacacacctcctcttcctctgaacTGTCATGGTCATGGTAGCCCTGGGTTATGGAGGCAGTCAGGGAGGCTCCCTTGGGCTCCAGGTAGCAGAGGCACAGCGccagggggaaggagagggtaAGAGCATATGGGACGGAGAAGGaggtggacagcaggaagaagaagatgaagaggaagcaggGGATGAGTGACGGTGACTTGATGGGCAGGAAGTTCTGCGCACACTCAGGGAGGAAGCGCATTTTGGACAGATCGGGGAAGGTGATGTAACCGTCTTCGTCCAAGACAGAGGACAGGTCGGGCAGGtgcagggagaaggagaagagtgTGCCGCCATGATTCCTGCCCTGCTCCAGTCTCTGCTTTCGTGCCACGAGCAGCAAGGCTTGCTCATCTAGCAGCGCAGCTTTGCGATCAGCAAGGGCCTGACGGCGGCAACGCCCTGTGCTGCTCTTGCCTGGACTGACTGAGGAGGCTCGCTTATGTGCGTTCTCCCTGCGCCTCCGCCGTATTTTAGTGAATGAGataggagatgaggggagagagagctcAGAGCGGAGGGGATCGTCTGTGTATACACAAGGGGGGCGCTGATTGAGGAAAGTGGCAATGAAAAAGTGAgttcacgtgtgtgtgaggagtgggAATGGAAAGGGGAGCGGAGTTGTATATGCATGAGCACACAGACGTAAGTATAATGTGGGGTCAAaggaaggacaaaaaaaaaggaaacgcTAATTAGTAAAGCGCACAAAAGATGGGAAGCATTTATGCCTCATCTACAATGTCTATAAAGGTATTCACCCCCTCGGACGCTGTCtcgttttgttgcttttatagATGAGATCCTGGTCAATAGAATCCTGGTCAATAGAAACTAAAACTACTGATGATTGCTTCAAAATGGTTCATATAAAATAAGTATTTTCCACAAATATTCACCCCTCTGGTCAGTATTTAGTAGATACGCCTTTGGCTATAACCACAGCGCTGAATCTAGGTGTATGTTGGTACATCTGGAAGCTGCAAATTGTCTTCATACTGTCCTGCAAAACAGCTGAAGCTCTGTCAGGTTGCTTGGGGATAGCTGCTAGGAAGCATCTCCAGAACATGATGCTGCCACTACCAAACGTCCTGGTCAGTGAAGTCAGTGTTTGTACTGATGTGCTGTGTTTGGTGACATTCAAGCATATCATTGGCATCCAGTCTGATTAGATCTTTGAGTCATGAGTTTCAGGTGATTTCCATGTAATAAACCTCACACAATAATAAGAAGAATAATATGAGCTTTTCTGAACAGTGTCTTTTCCTTCTCCATTCCCCTGATGCCCTGTTTTTGGTTGTTTGATGATGCTAGCTATGTGATGAGCTGTCCAGTTGTGCTCAGTGTACCCCGCCCTTTGCCCAAAGGCTGCTGGGACATGTATAAAAGCTTCATGTATAAAAGCGACAAAACGGGGGAACGTCCAAGGGAGTGAATATGTTTTATAGGCATTGAACTAAAGAGGTTTAAGCTGAAAGCAATTCAGCCATTAATATTAAGGCAGAAAAGAAAACTCTAAAATCTCGAatggggattaaaaaaaaaatctcttgcAGCAGCTATTAAGACAGTCTGGTGGAATATTTTACAGAATTTGTTCTGAACCGGTTGACCTAGTGTTACCTTTGTTTCTTGGTGGAGAGGGCTGGAAGCAGCAGGGTCTGGCTTGTCTGCCGCATCGTTCTTGGCATCCTCCTGCTCTCcgttctcttcttctgcttttctctctggAGTTACAGTGGTGATGATATTTCCCTTAACTCGAGCCACTCCATCAGCAGAGCTGTCTTTCATAAGAGTCTCGTGGTTCTCCATAATTGGGGCTGAAAGGCGGGAACATGGAGATGAATGTGACAATTTGGATTCAATGTGGCTTTATGAATACCACTAATCTGTCGGCAGTGGCATAAAAAGCCTTTAATTTACTCCTGTACATCCTTTTTTAACTCCCAGTGTAGCTCTATGGCTGCACGATCTCTTTAAAgaagtaaaataacaaaaatgcaATTCAAATAATGCTAATTAACATTCAGATTTGATTCCTGCAAATCAAAATCCTACCTCCATCTAAACTACGGGACATGTTGTAGCGTTTGCTGGAGGAACGCTCAAAGAACGGAGCAGGTCTAATGATCTGAGAGCTGGCCCGTCGGGTCTGAGCCTGCGTTCTGCCACTGTAGCGAAACTTAGAGCCAAGACTCAGGAACTTCTTTGGAGGCGCCTCAGGAGACACTAGCCTGTCACAAGTTACAAACAGGGTCATCACGTCaggtgaaaagaaaataaacccatATTTGATGCTATGCACTGTCAAATAGCTCCTCATCACTTTAAATATTCTCCAGAGAGAGTTTACAAACCAAAAGAATCCAACATAAACTTGAGTGGAGTCAACAGTACCACAGAACAATAAGCATTTCTTACAGGGGccaaaaacaattattttaagAGAGAAGTGATATTTACAGGTACAttacaaagcaaataaaaaagatggaaaagagtAAAGTACTGATGGCAACCCCAGCACCTCCTTCATGACTTGCCTGAAGAAGGTGTGATGCTCCACACAGACCTTCCAGAGCCTTTTGGCAGCACGATGATTGGGAAGCTTGAAACCGATCGTGCTCTCAAACTGCTCAAACTGCGATAAAGACAGATGTGTGAGCTTAAAtacataaaagtgtttttcatCCTTGGAAATGTCTTGGAAATTAGTCTGTGAAGGTTATCAGGTTCTCAAAAGGAAGTCTTGGTAATTACCTCGCCCGGACGGATTTTGATGTAGAAGTTATTCCTCTTGTAAGAAATCTTGAGTATTTTAGGCCAAGCAAACCTGTTGATCCGCAACCTGTCTCTGTAGATAAGCAGGCCGCTCGAGCAAACTCCCAGCATGATCTCAACTCCCTCAGAGTCCTACAgacaacacacaccaaacacatcaGGGGTTAATGCACAAATTAGTAAAACAaactaattattattatatataacaACTTATTTGCATTATCAGGATAAAGCAGGCAGGTGGAGAATGGAATCAGGCATATACTACGGTAATCTTTGCTGCGAAGGTCAAGGGGCACCAGCTGGCTAAAGCAACAGTGATATCTTGCGAGATGATGGATGAAGCACAAAACGATTATTTTCACAAATCAATAGAGGAGCAGGTGGAACCAATAATGGTCATTTCAGAGGGAAGCGCTGGTTGAAATCAAACAAGACCGCTTAGTCTCAACTACATAATGGCTGAAACAAATAACCATGCACAAGTAgaaacctcacacacacacacacacgcctcttACCTCTCCCTCAGATGGAGCCAAGCATTCATAGAGATGCCCTACCAACTTTGCATTTAATGAGAAAGGAGAAAagacacgttttttttttttggggcaTCAAAACTTACAGCACCGAGGACTGAAGCCTGCTCAGTTTGAGCAAGGCCGCGTTTTCAGCTGCGTGTTATAATGACTGGACTGATCCTCTGCGGCCCACAGATTATGAACAGCTAAACCTCCACCAAACGCAGCAGAAGAAGTGACACAAATAAGTCAATCGGTAAAACAGCAGTGGCGTGTTAAACGTAGGCatttcagcagcagccatgaTGTCTCAGAGCCAGAGGTGTAGCAATGGCAAGCGTCACTGCTGACCGTATGAGTGGAATGTGTTATTGCAGCTTCAAAGGATACGTAATGTGGCATTGAGAAAACAAGCTCTTTTAACTACTTTATACTAAATATCAACTGTTCACCTGTGGTTGGGAGGCTTTTCTCCATTTGCATCAAACATATTTCAACGAAGACAATAAACCTGGCTCGCTTGAGGTGATTTATTACCTTAGCGTGGTGGAGATCAACGCCGTACATGGACAGCTTCTTGGCATTTTCCAGGAAGTGCATCTCTGCTTCCCCAGGTGTCATCCCCCtgacaaaacaaataaaaacaacaggcaCAAATACAGACGTGAGTGTTTCTATTATAACATCAGTGACGCCACTGATTTCAAACACTATGCAGGACAATGAGACCAAGCAAACTATGGAAACCAACTTGTAGCTCTTGTGGAGTTCCATGACCTTTTCCTCAAGCTCTTTGGTCTGGTTGGGTGCAAGGCGCAGCTCACTGAGGTAGTCGCTGCCCAGCTCCTCATGGTCATAGTCTCCCAGTTCAGACTGCACCGTGTAAGAGCCTAGAACTGTGTGGGTGGCAAAAGAGCAGGGCAGACGGCCCGAAACCACATCATCTctcagctgcagacacaaataGTACCTGGGAGAGGAAGTTGATGCATTAAAATTCAACACCTGTAAACACAAGCAGCCCAATCAGGCTGTGCTAATTAAACTATATTTAAGAGTCCAAAACTATAAAAATGCTTGAAACTTGATTTAAATTTTAGTTAAGTTCTAGTTAATCCTCTTACCTTGTGATGTCCTCAGCCAGCTGGACAGGATCTGGAGGGTAAAACTTGACATTGAAGGCAAAGTTCCAGGGACCAGCTGAGACATGAAAAGAACATTAAGATGTGTCACTTTCTATGACCCTTCCATTTATTGCTATTATGATGCTTACTCCGGATCTGCTTTTTCAGCTCTTTAGAAGGATCCAGCCAATTCTGAAAAgaacagagtgagagagagaaaaaaacacacaccggtgaaataaagaaacaacacattttcattCACCATGTCCAGTAGTGCAATTTGTCTGCTATGTGATCACTTAACgttataaaaaacaaaccacataTTTACCTTCTGATTCTCAACGTCTCTATATGTGATGCCAAAGTAGTCTCTCTCGAGTAAATTTAGATGCTCACATACTTTATCAAAGAGCATTTGGCCCCTGGCTCCTTTCTGTGAGGGGACATTAAAGATAAAACACAGAGTGGAATAATTAAACATAAAATTTTAGAACACACCTCTGTTTTACACAAATGAAATTCAATCAGAGTACTTTTACTCAGGGACAATTCGATTTTCTTGAATTAATGTTGTTAATCTTTAGTTTCTAAATGGGCTAGGGTAATACTTTACAAGATTAGTTTCACACTAACACTGTCTGCATTTGAATCACACCAAATTCAGTGGATTAAATTATGTAACCGtgttacattttaattattcatgGCATAATTCAGTAGAATTGTAGCGTCTCTGTGACGAAGAGTCAAGACCGGGTATTCTCACACATGATGGAGGCAGGACGGTCCACCAGCAGGACTATCTGGGGCAATATTATCATTCATTCTTGAACTCCTAACCTTTAAAGCCAGAGTGAGATCATGTTGAGCTCCTTCAAATGCCCAATATCAGCGCAAAAGGCACATTTATATCATGATAATAACATCTTTCCCAATAtcaagatgaaaaacaaaaaccagtAGCCGCAGGGAAgaatgaagagcagagctgtgaTGAACAATTACTTTTATTAAACCCTTAATCCGATCAATATCCAGTGCTTAAACTATATCACATGGCTCACCAGTTTACAGATTTCTTTCATTAATATCTGTGGGTAACACATGACAGGTGATATTTTAATGTCCGTGTTTAGGGAAATGTGCAAGTCAGTGCTGAGAAGAAGACACAAAGTACCACAGACGCATTCAGAAGCGAAGCCCTCATAATAGCTTCAGGCGGTTTCCTGCTCGGAACTCGGTCTAATTTAAGCACAGTAATTTATCTACAGTTGCAGAAACTCTGTTTTAGATTGTGCGTTGGTGCTGAGATTGATAAAGATTCGGGGGGGCAGGATCTCTTTTACAGGGTCAGGGAGGAGAAACCTGTCAGAACTTGGCATAACGGACAGATTTAAATGGAACTAAAGTGTACTTAAGTCAATTATCTGACCGGCTTCTGACCTCATTGAGTCCAACACTTAGATATAACCATGCTGACAGTGTGGGGGCAGACCTCAGTTCTTTCCAGTCACCCATTCCGTTGGTCATATTTGTTCCCTCCTAAATAATCTATAACCCAACCGATGCATCAATAAGCAAAGATTaattttgtacttttttttttgcagctcaAAAACTAAATTTGCCTGGATCCATTTCAACAGTGCAgcatgaaatataaatctttttttacCATTTCATTCAGTGCAATTGCATATATTTACCTTTAATACCATTCTTTAATATAAAAAAATCACACCCTAAGTAAATACTGTGTTTTCCCCAGTTTGTGTCAGCTACATgataagaaaatattttttctgtTCATTTGTTACATTATTCTTAAGTTAGCAAAGAAGCAATCAGAGCTTTTAGGACAAACTTTGTCAAATGTTTCAACTGACTTCAAATTGGGCAAAACAAAAGAACATTAGTGGTGTTTGTATAGTAATTGTTTAAATTATGATGGAAACTAAAATTAAAGCTCATCTACAGCTACATTTTGTACATTTGCAAGACCCGCACAAATGAGTGAAATCAGGAACATTACTGGTGTTGGACTCTTTTTTACTCCAcctttctccagctgctcaccTCTACATCAATTGTGTAGTCGGAGTTGTCCAGCAATGTGACTTTACACTGCATTATCTTCGCTTTCTTGACTCCTTTCAGGGGAGACCTGGAGAGACGACTGCTGCTATGGGATAACTGGTCCTCGTCCAGTGAATCCTTAAGGAATATTTACACAGTGAATAATTCATACATAACAGCCCATATGTGACATTTTCTGAGACACTTTAAGGTCAAACGAGTTCCTTTCTCTCTAAATGTCAGTTTCTCACTGAGGACAAAAGCACCTGTTCTGTCACATGTCCACAACCCAAAGGTGGAGACTGGGATTCCTAAATTAACCTGGTCCTACTGTGAAGAGCTCCGACTGCCATTTTGTCTTAATACAGAGAAAATCCAATTTTCTACTTGACTGAAAACAAAGCCCTTCCTGACTGATTCATGTGAAAATGCCGCTCTTTGGCTTACACACATTTTCCATTCTTAATTACACAGAGAGTAAATTTCATGCCCCTTTTATTTTACACTGAAATTTTCATATCTCTGTCCTCCGGCTACATGCATCATAATTCGCTACCTAATGGAGCTCATGCAGATTTGTCCCTGTGGATCTAAGACATCGTTGCTATTAACCAATTACCTTCACCACCTTTGAAAGTGCTTTCGTTATAAGACACTTAAGGACACTTTCTTTTAGCATGAGGATGATTTGTGACTGACAGAAATAAGAAAAACTATGTGTCAAATTCCAGATGTGGGACACAAAGTGGGGACAACAAGATTTCAGCATGTGCGTCACTAGAGAGGACTGACCAGGGGGGGAcgtgtctttttctttttcaagatACAGCCATTTACTTGAAGGCCTTAATCTTTCAAAGCTAGAATTTTGTCATGAAGGTCTCCAGTTCACAGACCAGGATGAGAGGAATCTATTTGGCTGCtctcctttctgtcttttccagGATCGGAACTGTAAATAACATTTGGCTGGATGTGATGATGACAAGTCTGACCTGTTGTTTCCTTGCGGGGGTGCTGTGTCCAGCAGCGGCAGGAAGCTGCACTGGCGAAGCTGGTTCGGCCGCTTTGGATAttcccttttctgtctccttgTTCTCTTGGGGCTGTTTGGCCTCAGAGTCTGCGCCTGattcagttgtcatggtaaaTCATGCTGAAGAAGGGAAAGAGGGGGGCAGGGAAACATTAGGTGAGTCATCTGACTAGTTATGAACCGATCTGCCCTGTTTGACTCTCCGATGTCAAGGTCTGGAGGTCTATTTTGACTAATGGTAAAAATGAAAAGCCAAATTTATTCAAGTGCTTTAAGTGCACTTTCAGCAGATGGCAGTGAACATCTCTTGTACTTCTGCTACCGCAAATGTAACAATTTACACGGCTGTTCGGAAATTGAACTGTCAAGATAAGATATTCTTTGCCTTTAATCCAATGGAGCCTGTAAAATTTCTTATAATGTactaaaataatacatttaatacTGACATGGTCTCTGGCAGTGATTAACCAatgaaaatgaatgcaaattCAACCCACCCATATAAAATGTACTTACATCAAAGAAGAAgctgacatttatttttttttgctaattttGTGTTCCATAGCATTTATGTGgcaaaaaaccaaaaccctgTCACACAGTAGAAGGAGGAGACAGAATGGTGATTTTCCTCCAGCTTAGA contains:
- the epb41l3b gene encoding band 4.1-like protein 3b isoform X23, with product MTTESGADSEAKQPQENKETEKGISKAAEPASPVQLPAAAGHSTPARKQQDSLDEDQLSHSSSRLSRSPLKGVKKAKIMQCKVTLLDNSDYTIDVEKGARGQMLFDKVCEHLNLLERDYFGITYRDVENQKNWLDPSKELKKQIRTGPWNFAFNVKFYPPDPVQLAEDITRYYLCLQLRDDVVSGRLPCSFATHTVLGSYTVQSELGDYDHEELGSDYLSELRLAPNQTKELEEKVMELHKSYKGMTPGEAEMHFLENAKKLSMYGVDLHHAKLVGHLYECLAPSEGEDSEGVEIMLGVCSSGLLIYRDRLRINRFAWPKILKISYKRNNFYIKIRPGEFEQFESTIGFKLPNHRAAKRLWKVCVEHHTFFRLVSPEAPPKKFLSLGSKFRYSGRTQAQTRRASSQIIRPAPFFERSSSKRYNMSRSLDGAPIMENHETLMKDSSADGVARVKGNIITTVTPERKAEEENGEQEDAKNDAADKPDPAASSPLHQETKTDSEQTDFAIDGEMTATESEADEESEIQTQDTSSPAEVVKHQTNISELKRSFLETGDGTQGPTEWEKRLSSSPMCSPRFDEAPMIEPLDTEEKQFDGEETKELESKATEAAGYQMKFMVDSVGTDLATSSGPHGISLSTTLDDDVFMDGTLRETDERTSDSQEDVSERSMLKVSPRAVTQEVSQAISDKKGRLIILKDAEHKEEDEEPGEAEGVEKELPPSKEKEMVKEDAADVLASITREIKKQHPKVEIKTNGTQQINGSDSPKKAMVSWISEEVKTVATKEVSEGESVEAPQQTAEIFTFEEEQSKSSPTQITVSESSASFAVSLGSFSSFSKTHSEPKENPVVATETEAAGAKSTVPVSLDTTDAGTKEMPVIHTETKTITYESAEVDTNGDFDPGVLLSAQTITSETTSTTTTTHITKMVKGGISETRIEKRIVISGDADIDHDQALAQAIKEAKEQHPDMSVTKVVVHKETEITPEEGED
- the epb41l3b gene encoding band 4.1-like protein 3b isoform X22; translation: MTTESGADSEAKQPQENKETEKGISKAAEPASPVQLPAAAGHSTPARKQQDSLDEDQLSHSSSRLSRSPLKGVKKAKIMQCKVTLLDNSDYTIDVEKGARGQMLFDKVCEHLNLLERDYFGITYRDVENQKNWLDPSKELKKQIRTGPWNFAFNVKFYPPDPVQLAEDITRYYLCLQLRDDVVSGRLPCSFATHTVLGSYTVQSELGDYDHEELGSDYLSELRLAPNQTKELEEKVMELHKSYKGMTPGEAEMHFLENAKKLSMYGVDLHHAKLVGHLYECLAPSEGEDSEGVEIMLGVCSSGLLIYRDRLRINRFAWPKILKISYKRNNFYIKIRPGEFEQFESTIGFKLPNHRAAKRLWKVCVEHHTFFRLVSPEAPPKKFLSLGSKFRYSGRTQAQTRRASSQIIRPAPFFERSSSKRYNMSRSLDGAPIMENHETLMKDSSADGVARVKGNIITTVTPERKAEEENGEQEDAKNDAADKPDPAASSPLHQETKQTDSEQTDFAIDGEMTATESEADEESEIQTQDTSSPAEVVKHQTNISELKRSFLETGDGTQGPTEWEKRLSSSPMCSPRFDEAPMIEPLDTEEKQFDGEETKELESKATEAAGYQMKFMVDSVGTDLATSSGPHGISLSTTLDDDVFMDGTLRETDERTSDSQEDVSERSMLKVSPRAVTQEVSQAISDKKGRLIILKDAEHKEEDEEPGEAEGVEKELPPSKEKEMVKEDAADVLASITREIKKQHPKVEIKTNGTQQINGSDSPKKAMVSWISEEVKTVATKEVSEGESVEAPQQTAEIFTFEEEQSKSSPTQITVSESSASFAVSLGSFSSFSKTHSEPKENPVVATETEAAGAKSTVPVSLDTTDAGTKEMPVIHTETKTITYESAEVDTNGDFDPGVLLSAQTITSETTSTTTTTHITKMVKGGISETRIEKRIVISGDADIDHDQALAQAIKEAKEQHPDMSVTKVVVHKETEITPEEGED
- the epb41l3b gene encoding band 4.1-like protein 3b isoform X20, which encodes MTTESGADSEAKQPQENKETEKGISKAAEPASPVQLPAAAGHSTPARKQQDSLDEDQLSHSSSRLSRSPLKGVKKAKIMQCKVTLLDNSDYTIDVEKGARGQMLFDKVCEHLNLLERDYFGITYRDVENQKNWLDPSKELKKQIRTGPWNFAFNVKFYPPDPVQLAEDITRYYLCLQLRDDVVSGRLPCSFATHTVLGSYTVQSELGDYDHEELGSDYLSELRLAPNQTKELEEKVMELHKSYKGMTPGEAEMHFLENAKKLSMYGVDLHHAKLVGHLYECLAPSEGEDSEGVEIMLGVCSSGLLIYRDRLRINRFAWPKILKISYKRNNFYIKIRPGEFEQFESTIGFKLPNHRAAKRLWKVCVEHHTFFRLVSPEAPPKKFLSLGSKFRYSGRTQAQTRRASSQIIRPAPFFERSSSKRYNMSRSLDGAPIMENHETLMKDSSADGVARVKGNIITTVTPERKAEEENGEQEDAKNDAADKPDPAASSPLHQETKTDSEQTDFAIDGEMTATEFSCIRRVKGENIFIRHINLMLEDTSSPAEVVKHQTNISELKRSFLETGDGTQGPTEWEKRLSSSPMCSPRFDEAPMIEPLDTEEKQFDGEETKELESKATEAAGYQMKFMVDSVGTDLATSSGPHGISLSTTLDDDVFMDGTLRETDERTSDSQEDVSERSMLKVSPRAVTQEVSQAISDKKGRLIILKDAEHKEEDEEPGEAEGVEKELPPSKEKEMVKEDAADVLASITREIKKQHPKVEIKTNGTQQINGSDSPKKAMVSWISEEVKTVATKEVSEGESVEAPQQTAEIFTFEEEQSKSSPTQITVSESSASFAVSLGSFSSFSKTHSEPKENPVVATETEAAGAKSTVPVSLDTTDAGTKEMPVIHTETKTITYESAEVDTNGDFDPGVLLSAQTITSETTSTTTTTHITKMVKGGISETRIEKRIVISGDADIDHDQALAQAIKEAKEQHPDMSVTKVVVHKETEITPEEGED
- the epb41l3b gene encoding band 4.1-like protein 3b isoform X30, encoding MTTESGADSEAKQPQENKETEKGISKAAEPASPVQLPAAAGHSTPARKQQDSLDEDQLSHSSSRLSRSPLKGVKKAKIMQCKVTLLDNSDYTIDVEKGARGQMLFDKVCEHLNLLERDYFGITYRDVENQKNWLDPSKELKKQIRTGPWNFAFNVKFYPPDPVQLAEDITRYYLCLQLRDDVVSGRLPCSFATHTVLGSYTVQSELGDYDHEELGSDYLSELRLAPNQTKELEEKVMELHKSYKGMTPGEAEMHFLENAKKLSMYGVDLHHAKLVGHLYECLAPSEGEDSEGVEIMLGVCSSGLLIYRDRLRINRFAWPKILKISYKRNNFYIKIRPGEFEQFESTIGFKLPNHRAAKRLWKVCVEHHTFFRLVSPEAPPKKFLSLGSKFRYSGRTQAQTRRASSQIIRPAPFFERSSSKRYNMSRSLDGAPIMENHETLMKDSSADGVARVKGNIITTVTPERKAEEENGEQEDAKNDAADKPDPAASSPLHQETKTDSEQTDFAIDGEMTATESEADEESEIQTQTEEKQFDGEETKELESKATEAAGYQMKFMVDSVGTDLATSSGPHGISLSTTLDDDVFMDGTLRETDERTSDSQEDVSERSMLKVSPRAVTQEVSQAISDKKGRLIILKDAEHKEEDEEPGEAEGVEKELPPSKEKEMVKEDAADVLASITREIKKQHPKVEIKTNGTQQINGSDSPKKAMVSWISEEVKTVATKEVSEGESVEAPQQTAEIFTFEEEQSKSSPTQITVSESSASFAVSLGSFSSFSKTHSEPKENPVVATETEAAGAKSTVPVSLDTTDAGTKEMPVIHTETKTITYESAEVDTNGDFDPGVLLSAQTITSETTSTTTTTHITKMVKGGISETRIEKRIVISGDADIDHDQALAQAIKEAKEQHPDMSVTKVVVHKETEITPEEGED
- the epb41l3b gene encoding band 4.1-like protein 3b isoform X28, with amino-acid sequence MTTESGADSEAKQPQENKETEKGISKAAEPASPVQLPAAAGHSTPARKQQDSLDEDQLSHSSSRLSRSPLKGVKKAKIMQCKVTLLDNSDYTIDVEKGARGQMLFDKVCEHLNLLERDYFGITYRDVENQKNWLDPSKELKKQIRTGPWNFAFNVKFYPPDPVQLAEDITRYYLCLQLRDDVVSGRLPCSFATHTVLGSYTVQSELGDYDHEELGSDYLSELRLAPNQTKELEEKVMELHKSYKGMTPGEAEMHFLENAKKLSMYGVDLHHAKDSEGVEIMLGVCSSGLLIYRDRLRINRFAWPKILKISYKRNNFYIKIRPGEFEQFESTIGFKLPNHRAAKRLWKVCVEHHTFFRLVSPEAPPKKFLSLGSKFRYSGRTQAQTRRASSQIIRPAPFFERSSSKRYNMSRSLDGAPIMENHETLMKDSSADGVARVKGNIITTVTPERKAEEENGEQEDAKNDAADKPDPAASSPLHQETKTDSEQTDFAIDGEMTATEDTSSPAEVVKHQTNISELKRSFLETGDGTQGPTEWEKRLSSSPMCSPRFDEAPMIEPLDTEEKQFDGEETKELESKATEAAGYQMKFMVDSVGTDLATSSGPHGISLSTTLDDDVFMDGTLRETDERTSDSQEDVSERSMLKVSPRAVTQEVSQAISDKKGRLIILKDAEHKEEDEEPGEAEGVEKELPPSKEKEMVKEDAADVLASITREIKKQHPKVEIKTNGTQQINGSDSPKKAMVSWISEEVKTVATKEVSEGESVEAPQQTAEIFTFEEEQSKSSPTQITVSESSASFAVSLGSFSSFSKTHSEPKENPVVATETEAAGAKSTVPVSLDTTDAGTKEMPVIHTETKTITYESAEVDTNGDFDPGVLLSAQTITSETTSTTTTTHITKMVKGGISETRIEKRIVISGDADIDHDQALAQAIKEAKEQHPDMSVTKVVVHKETEITPEEGED
- the epb41l3b gene encoding band 4.1-like protein 3b isoform X34, which gives rise to MTTESGADSEAKQPQENKETEKGISKAAEPASPVQLPAAAGHSTPARKQQDSLDEDQLSHSSSRLSRSPLKGVKKAKIMQCKVTLLDNSDYTIDVEKGARGQMLFDKVCEHLNLLERDYFGITYRDVENQKNWLDPSKELKKQIRTGPWNFAFNVKFYPPDPVQLAEDITRYYLCLQLRDDVVSGRLPCSFATHTVLGSYTVQSELGDYDHEELGSDYLSELRLAPNQTKELEEKVMELHKSYKGMTPGEAEMHFLENAKKLSMYGVDLHHAKLVGHLYECLAPSEGEDSEGVEIMLGVCSSGLLIYRDRLRINRFAWPKILKISYKRNNFYIKIRPGEFEQFESTIGFKLPNHRAAKRLWKVCVEHHTFFRLVSPEAPPKKFLSLGSKFRYSGRTQAQTRRASSQIIRPAPFFERSSSKRYNMSRSLDGAPIMENHETLMKDSSADGVARVKGNIITTVTPERKAEEENGEQEDAKNDAADKPDPAASSPLHQETKTEEKQFDGEETKELESKATEAAGYQMKFMVDSVGTDLATSSGPHGISLSTTLDDDVFMDGTLRETDERTSDSQEDVSERSMLKVSPRAVTQEVSQAISDKKGRLIILKDAEHKEEDEEPGEAEGVEKELPPSKEKEMVKEDAADVLASITREIKKQHPKVEIKTNGTQQINGSDSPKKAMVSWISEEVKTVATKEVSEGESVEAPQQTAEIFTFEEEQSKSSPTQITVSESSASFAVSLGSFSSFSKTHSEPKENPVVATETEAAGAKSTVPVSLDTTDAGTKEMPVIHTETKTITYESAEVDTNGDFDPGVLLSAQTITSETTSTTTTTHITKMVKGGISETRIEKRIVISGDADIDHDQALAQAIKEAKEQHPDMSVTKVVVHKETEITPEEGED
- the epb41l3b gene encoding band 4.1-like protein 3b isoform X19, giving the protein MTTESGADSEAKQPQENKETEKGISKAAEPASPVQLPAAAGHSTPARKQQDSLDEDQLSHSSSRLSRSPLKGVKKAKIMQCKVTLLDNSDYTIDVEKGARGQMLFDKVCEHLNLLERDYFGITYRDVENQKNWLDPSKELKKQIRTGPWNFAFNVKFYPPDPVQLAEDITRYYLCLQLRDDVVSGRLPCSFATHTVLGSYTVQSELGDYDHEELGSDYLSELRLAPNQTKELEEKVMELHKSYKGMTPGEAEMHFLENAKKLSMYGVDLHHAKLVGHLYECLAPSEGEDSEGVEIMLGVCSSGLLIYRDRLRINRFAWPKILKISYKRNNFYIKIRPGEFEQFESTIGFKLPNHRAAKRLWKVCVEHHTFFRLVSPEAPPKKFLSLGSKFRYSGRTQAQTRRASSQIIRPAPFFERSSSKRYNMSRSLDGAPIMENHETLMKDSSADGVARVKGNIITTVTPERKAEEENGEQEDAKNDAADKPDPAASSPLHQETKQTDSEQTDFAIDGEMTATEFSCIRRVKGENIFIRHINLMLEDTSSPAEVVKHQTNISELKRSFLETGDGTQGPTEWEKRLSSSPMCSPRFDEAPMIEPLDTEEKQFDGEETKELESKATEAAGYQMKFMVDSVGTDLATSSGPHGISLSTTLDDDVFMDGTLRETDERTSDSQEDVSERSMLKVSPRAVTQEVSQAISDKKGRLIILKDAEHKEEDEEPGEAEGVEKELPPSKEKEMVKEDAADVLASITREIKKQHPKVEIKTNGTQQINGSDSPKKAMVSWISEEVKTVATKEVSEGESVEAPQQTAEIFTFEEEQSKSSPTQITVSESSASFAVSLGSFSSFSKTHSEPKENPVVATETEAAGAKSTVPVSLDTTDAGTKEMPVIHTETKTITYESAEVDTNGDFDPGVLLSAQTITSETTSTTTTTHITKMVKGGISETRIEKRIVISGDADIDHDQALAQAIKEAKEQHPDMSVTKVVVHKETEITPEEGED